A single region of the Vagococcus teuberi genome encodes:
- a CDS encoding metal-sulfur cluster assembly factor produces MKMSESKWTEEELNEVKEDILAALETVIDPELGIDIVNLGLVYEVNLDEEGYCEVKMTLTTMGCPLADVITEQIHDALSDIDEIKKLEVKLVWYPAWTTDRMSRYARISLGIR; encoded by the coding sequence ATGAAAATGAGTGAGTCAAAATGGACTGAAGAAGAACTAAATGAAGTAAAAGAAGATATTCTTGCTGCACTAGAGACGGTCATTGACCCTGAATTGGGAATCGATATTGTTAATTTAGGATTGGTCTACGAAGTGAATTTGGATGAAGAAGGTTATTGCGAAGTTAAAATGACGTTGACTACGATGGGATGCCCATTAGCAGACGTTATCACAGAACAAATTCACGATGCATTAAGTGATATAGATGAAATCAAAAAATTAGAAGTAAAACTCGTTTGGTATCCAGCGTGGACGACTGATCGTATGAGCAGATATGCCAGAATATCTTTAGGGATTAGATAA